A window of Kyrpidia spormannii genomic DNA:
CGACGGACATGATCGTGTACGAGCGGTACAGCACCTCCAGCATGTTTCGCGGCTCCCGGGCCTCGTGCTCCCGCTCCACATCCACGGCGACCACCCGGTCCACCCCCGCCTGGCGCACCAAATCCGCCGGCAGGTTGTTCAAAACTCCTCCGTCCACCAACACCATGCCCTTATACGCCACCGGTGCGAAAATCCCCGGGATCGACGTGGTGGCCCGGATGGCGAGAATCAGCCTCCCCCGCTCCCATACAAAGGGTTTCCCGGTAACCAAATCCACTGACACAGCCCGGAAGGGTATGGGCAGCTGCTCGATGCGCATGTTATCGAGCCCTTTTTGCTTCATGAGTTCCACCAGGGCGCCCCGAAGCCGATTTCCCGACAAAATCCCGCCTTTTCCCACCCCGACGTCCACCAGCCGGTACCACCGCCGGGACAGGATAAAATCCTCGATTTCTTCGATATCGATCCCCGCCGCCACAAGGCCGCCCACCGCTCCCCCGATGCTGGTGCCGGCGATAAAATCCACCGGGATCCCGCAACGTTTCAGTACCTTGAACACGCCGATATGGGCAAGCCCTCGAACCGCCCCGCCCCCTAGCGCCAATCCGATCGTCACCTTCATCCCTCCTTCGCGGCCCGTCTCTCTCTTTATGATTATTGTACCTTCCCATCGTACTTTTCGACTTGGACCTCTAAATTTCCGCCGCCATGGCCCCTTTTAACCGGCCGAGAAGTTCGCCGTGAATGAGGCCGTTTGTGCCCACCACGTGCCTGACCTCTAATGTATATGGGCGCCCTTCGATATCTGTGACTTGGCCACCCGCTTCCTGGACAAGCAGGGCCCCCGCTGCCATGTCCCAAGGGTTTAGATGAGTCTCCCAGAACCCGGTCAGTCGGCCACAAGCCACGTATGCCAAATGCAAAGCGGCGGACCCCAGCGTCCGGATGTTTCGACACCGAGGGGCCAGGTCCACCATCCCCTTGGTGTTCACCGCCCGGGCGTGTTCTCCTGAAGGAAAACCGGTCCCGAGGACGCTCTCGGACAGGGTCGAGGCGGATGAAACTCGGATCGGTCGGCCGTTCAAAAAGGCCCCGCCGCTCCGGACCGCACTAAATTGTTCCTTCAGGTACGGGTGATAGACCATCCCCACCTCGAGGATGCCCCGGTGCGCATAGGCTATGGACACAGAACAAAAGGGGATCCCCGCGACAAAATTGGTCGTGCCGTCGATGGGATCCACCACCCACAGATCTTCATGCTCGGCTCCCAGGACAACTTCTGCGCCTCCATATTGCGCCACCGTTTCTTCCCCGAGGATAAAATCATCCGGAAACGCGTCCCGAATAGTTTCCCGAATGACACTTTCGCACCGCCGATCCACCTCGGTCACAAAATCGTGCGGCCCGCTTTTCGTATCGACCACCTCCGGCCGGCCGGACCACTCCCGGATCAACTCCCCGGCCGCCTCCGCCGCCCGCTCGGCGACTTGAAGCACCACTGTCAAATCCCTCGTTGCCATGTTCCTCTCATCCTTTCCGAACGCCCACCGAGGCGGTTGGTTCCCTGCACACCCGTTCAGCACGCGGAACCACTCTTCCTTTATCCTAACAAAGAGGCCGGCGATTCACCAAGACTGAAAGCCACACCCTCCAGGGGCGGCCAACGCTGTCCCACACCCCGCGAGCCGGGGGCTTTTTTGTGATTGACTCACAGGGAATAGAATTATATAGTATAAACGGAATAAATCGAATAAAACTAATGAAATGGGGGTTCTTAATGGAAAGCCTACAGTCGATTGCGTTTCAAGCGCTGACTCCTGAAGAAGCTCTCACGTTGGTAGCCGTCATGCGGCGAATTGTCCCCCACACGCATCCCACCTTGATTGAAGCAATTTGGCTGACGGCCCAGTCCTACGACGCCCGGCTCGTTGACCAAGTTTTCCTCAGACAAGAGGTGAGGTCCAAACTCCGGGAGTTGAACCTTCACTCGCAGAAAACGTTCGGTCAAGCCTTTTCTGACCTTGAACCTGACCAACAAGACACGCTACTGCGCGGAATCGAAGATACCCCTTTTTTCCAAAACCTAATCAACGCAACAATTTCCGACTTTTATAATCGCCATGCTGTATGGGAAGTGATCGGTTATCCCGGCTTGGAGCAACGGGATGGAGCTGGCTACCTCAACAAAGGGTTTGATCACTTGCCGTGGGACTAACGACGATAGGCAACTTTAAAGGGGGATGATCACATGGCGCGTGCGCCATTGCGGGTTCCTTACGACGAACCGGCCGATGTCGTGGTGATTGGGACCGGAGCCGGGGGTGGCAATGTCATCCGAGAATTGTGCCTGAAGGGCGTGAAAGTGGTTGCCCTGGAAGCCGGACCTCGACTCGACCCGGACAAAGATTTTGAAGAAGATGAGTGGGCGATGTTTTACAAACTTTCATGGCTGGACCCTGTCGTGACAGAAGGAAACGATGCAACGGGGATGGCCACCTGGATTTGCAAAACCGTCGGGGGCACCACCACCCACTGGGCGGGAGCCGCACTTCGCTTCCAACCCCATGAATTCCGGGCAAGGACAACCTACGGAGACATTCCCGGCGCCGATCTGCGGGACTGGCCAATCGACTACAGTGACCTGTTGCCCTTTTATGAAGAAGCCGAAAAAGTGATGGGCGTGGCGGGTCGGGTATTGCCACTCCCACCTGGAAACACCAACTACTTGGTCATGAAACGAGGGGCCGAGCGAATTGGACTCCATGCACGCCCAGGTTATATCGCCATCAATACGGAGCCTTATGATGGGCGCGGGGCATGCACCCAACGAGGTTACTGTTTTCAGGGATGTCGCAACCAAGCAAAATGGAGCAGTCTGTATGAAGCCATTCCAAAAGCGGAAGCCACCGGCTGGCTGGATTTGCGATCAAACTGTCAAGCTCTTTCCATCACCGTGGATTCGAACGGACTGGTCGACGGAGTCATCTATGCACAAAGCGACGGACAGCTGGTCAGACAGAAAACCAGAGCCGTCGTCGTCGCCTGCAACAGCATCCAAACCCCGCGATTGCTCCTCAACTCAGTATCCGGAAAGTTTCCCAACGGTCTTGCCAACGGCAGCGGCACCGTCGGGCGCTATTATATGCGCCACGTGACTGCATCTTCTTATGCTCTGTTCCCCAAGCCTGTGCACGCCTATAAAGGGATCACCATGATGGGCCTCATTGATGATTTTGCATCAAACGACCCATCGGGGAGGGGCTTCGTCGGGGGATTCCATTTCGAAACGATCATGCTGGGACCGTCCTTTACATCGGTTTTTGTACAGCCCGGGCCTTTGACCTCCACAAAAGACCGGCGGGCGCTGTGGGGAAAGGAATTGGCAGAGCTGATGGAGCAATACACCCATATGGCCGGCCTATGGATTGTGGGGGAAGATATGCCCCAGCCCGACAACCGGGTCACCCTTCATCCCTATCAGAAGGACCAATTCGGCATGCCCATCCCCGTCGTGACCTACAACGACCACCCCAATGACCAAGCAATGCGACAATTCGCGTGGGAGAAAGCCCGGGAGCTATACACCGCGGCAGGAGCGTACAAAGTATTCGACACACCTCCGTATCCCGCCACCCACAACCTGGGCACATGCCGGATGGGTACAGACCCGAACGAATCTGTCGTCAACGAATACGGCCAGGCGCACGAAGTGAAAAACCTCTTTATTGCAGACGGCAGCGTTTTTACCACCAGCGCTGCAGAAAATCCGACTTTGACCATCAGTGCCTTAGCGATTCGCCAGGCCCGTCACATCATCGAGTTGATGATGGAAGACGAACTGTAAAAAAGCGTGGGCCAGACGCGCCGCTCGGTGCCGTCTGGCCCACCCCCGATTAAGCGACTTGGGAACTGAAAGTCATGATCCACATCGACATCAGCACCACAGCGAAAGTGAACACAAACCCGAGCAGGATGGCCACCGAATGAAAGGCCGGCCCATTTCCTTCCGTCACGTGCATAAAGAAGAAAAGTTGCACCAGAATCTGAAATCCCGCCAGCACCAAAAGGACCAACACCAGCGGACTCGGCGTCAGGGTATGGGTGAAGGCCAGCCCGAAGGCAATGGCCGTCAGCACCAGGGACGCCACATAACCCAGGACGTATTTGCCCGCGGAGTGGCCGTCCCCCGAATGGGCATGCCGGGGGGCCGCTCCGCTCCCCGATGCTGCCCCCGTCTCATGTGTCGCCACGTCACATCACCACCCCGAAAAGATAGACCACGGTGAAAATGAACACCCACACCACGTCGAGAAAATGCCAATACAAGTTAACCGTGAACACCTTGCGGGCCGTTTGCATGGTCAATCCCCGACGGGCCACTTGGATGAAAACCATCAGCATCCACAGAATGCCATAGGTCACGTGAGCCCCGTGGGTCCCCACCAGGGTAAAAAACGCCGACAAGAATCCGCTCCGCTGCATGGTGGCCCCAACCGCCACATCGGCGGCGAACTCTTTGATCTCGAGGCCCAGGAACCCAAGGCCCAGGGCCATCGTCACCGCCAGCCACCCGAGAACTTGATTCCGGCGATCCCGGCGCATGGCCAGCGTCGCCAAGCCCCCGGTAAAGCTGCTGGTGAGCAGGAGAAAGGTTTCCGCCGTGAACCCGGGAATGTCGAACAACTCCCAGGCTGTCGGGCCGCCGTCCGTGTGCGTCCGGAGCACGAGATAGGTGGCAAATAGACAGGCGAACAGCAGCATATCCGTGGCGAGAAACAGCCAGAACCCGAAGATCTTCACCGCTTGGTGGGGATCTCGATACTCCAGCGGGCCCCGCCCGGCATCCTCCTGGAGAGGACCTTCTTGATGGGCTCGCCCGGCCACCCGCTTCAGTTCGCGTTCCACCACTGCCATGGCTTACAGCCTCCCCAATGAGATTTCGGTCTCAATCACCTTTTCGGCGGGCAGCGAATACTCTTCCTCGTACTGGAACGAACGCGACAACAGAGACAGGAGCACCCCGGCCAAACCGGCCACCGCCAGCCACCACCAATTGA
This region includes:
- a CDS encoding patatin-like phospholipase family protein; its protein translation is MTIGLALGGGAVRGLAHIGVFKVLKRCGIPVDFIAGTSIGGAVGGLVAAGIDIEEIEDFILSRRWYRLVDVGVGKGGILSGNRLRGALVELMKQKGLDNMRIEQLPIPFRAVSVDLVTGKPFVWERGRLILAIRATTSIPGIFAPVAYKGMVLVDGGVLNNLPADLVRQAGVDRVVAVDVEREHEAREPRNMLEVLYRSYTIMSVALRRSNLRYADLVLRPEVGRILALDVTKMKECVDAGEQEAERHIEEIRSWVSHPLCPSRPSPV
- a CDS encoding gluconate 2-dehydrogenase subunit 3 family protein, with the translated sequence MESLQSIAFQALTPEEALTLVAVMRRIVPHTHPTLIEAIWLTAQSYDARLVDQVFLRQEVRSKLRELNLHSQKTFGQAFSDLEPDQQDTLLRGIEDTPFFQNLINATISDFYNRHAVWEVIGYPGLEQRDGAGYLNKGFDHLPWD
- a CDS encoding cytochrome (ubi)quinol oxidase subunit III → MAVVERELKRVAGRAHQEGPLQEDAGRGPLEYRDPHQAVKIFGFWLFLATDMLLFACLFATYLVLRTHTDGGPTAWELFDIPGFTAETFLLLTSSFTGGLATLAMRRDRRNQVLGWLAVTMALGLGFLGLEIKEFAADVAVGATMQRSGFLSAFFTLVGTHGAHVTYGILWMLMVFIQVARRGLTMQTARKVFTVNLYWHFLDVVWVFIFTVVYLFGVVM
- a CDS encoding GMC family oxidoreductase; the encoded protein is MARAPLRVPYDEPADVVVIGTGAGGGNVIRELCLKGVKVVALEAGPRLDPDKDFEEDEWAMFYKLSWLDPVVTEGNDATGMATWICKTVGGTTTHWAGAALRFQPHEFRARTTYGDIPGADLRDWPIDYSDLLPFYEEAEKVMGVAGRVLPLPPGNTNYLVMKRGAERIGLHARPGYIAINTEPYDGRGACTQRGYCFQGCRNQAKWSSLYEAIPKAEATGWLDLRSNCQALSITVDSNGLVDGVIYAQSDGQLVRQKTRAVVVACNSIQTPRLLLNSVSGKFPNGLANGSGTVGRYYMRHVTASSYALFPKPVHAYKGITMMGLIDDFASNDPSGRGFVGGFHFETIMLGPSFTSVFVQPGPLTSTKDRRALWGKELAELMEQYTHMAGLWIVGEDMPQPDNRVTLHPYQKDQFGMPIPVVTYNDHPNDQAMRQFAWEKARELYTAAGAYKVFDTPPYPATHNLGTCRMGTDPNESVVNEYGQAHEVKNLFIADGSVFTTSAAENPTLTISALAIRQARHIIELMMEDEL
- a CDS encoding inositol monophosphatase family protein, whose product is MATRDLTVVLQVAERAAEAAGELIREWSGRPEVVDTKSGPHDFVTEVDRRCESVIRETIRDAFPDDFILGEETVAQYGGAEVVLGAEHEDLWVVDPIDGTTNFVAGIPFCSVSIAYAHRGILEVGMVYHPYLKEQFSAVRSGGAFLNGRPIRVSSASTLSESVLGTGFPSGEHARAVNTKGMVDLAPRCRNIRTLGSAALHLAYVACGRLTGFWETHLNPWDMAAGALLVQEAGGQVTDIEGRPYTLEVRHVVGTNGLIHGELLGRLKGAMAAEI
- a CDS encoding cytochrome o ubiquinol oxidase subunit IV; the encoded protein is MATHETGAASGSGAAPRHAHSGDGHSAGKYVLGYVASLVLTAIAFGLAFTHTLTPSPLVLVLLVLAGFQILVQLFFFMHVTEGNGPAFHSVAILLGFVFTFAVVLMSMWIMTFSSQVA